Genomic window (Helianthus annuus cultivar XRQ/B chromosome 3, HanXRQr2.0-SUNRISE, whole genome shotgun sequence):
GTTCTTCTGATGAGTtgaggagagagagaggtgtgaaggttttgaattttgaaaatgagCTGGAGTATATTTGATTGAGATTTGATTGAGAGAGAATAAGATTAAACTTTTTACTTAATAAAAACccatttgaattttgaatttgattttCAAATTCCCTCCTAAAAAAATCAGTAATTTATCTTAATAAAAATCGGATTTATGACATCACCTTCATCTATGTTGCATAGCTGAATGGTTGACACATAGGCAAAATTACATCAGCATTTAACCTccttttatagattatatagatAACTAATGGGGTGTGGCCCATTGGCAAAGATAAAGACTTTAAACACTTAGGTCGAGAAGGGAAAAGTTTTGGGTTTATGTCCCACAAACGATAGAGCATTAAAAGAAATTAGCCATTAAAAATGTAACAGAAAAAGAAGAAATCGTGACCTGACATTAAAATTACACATACATAATGAACGTGGTTTATGCAGAGATAGAGATCCCCTCTTCACTTTGAGCTCTTAGAGTTTTCAAATTCTACACTGACTTTGACATCACTGCCTCTAAGATCAATCCCGAATCTTACAAAACCATCACCGTTATCAAAGGTGATTGTGGAGTTGGAAGCATCAAGAGCATGACATATAGTGATGGTAAGAGACCACACCGTGATATACATATATAactatttagttttttttttttttttgaaatcgaATTGAGCTATTTCATGTCTTTGCGTAGTTGTTTTTACCAACACTCGTCACAGGACCAAGTTCAAAGCACACAATCGATGACATTGACGGAAGCAACTTTATACTTAGTTGGATGTTCTTTGAAGGTGTCACCTTGATGGGTATAAGAAACACAACTACTCATCATATGAAGTTCATACCTTCTTCTAACGGAGGATCCGTATTCAAACAAACATTTGTAATTAGGTATAAAGGTGATGCTAAGCAAATGGATGATGTTATTAATATTACTAATTAAAGAAGCAATCAAGAATACTTTCAAAATATGGACTCCTATGCTATTGCCCATCCTGAAGGTTACTAACACTTTCACCTAAAGAATGATGATGTGTTCCACTATCCCATCATTGTACTCTATTTTTGTTTCATGTAATAATGGACAATAAAAAATAATAAGTACGCATAATAAATTTTCTAATCCACAGACTAATTTGTATTGATATGCTTTTGGAATAAGTTATAACTCTCAAAAATATCTTGAGACACACATAATCAGTCCatataaaacaataaaacaatgacaaaaaaaagttataagcagcagtttagtttagtttaattgATTTCATAAACGGTTTAACTGATCTAGGGAAAATGAAGAGGCATGTCGTTAGTTTGAAATTTGAAGTTCAGGCGTCTTACTTAGGTGGGGTCTTAATTCAGGTCAATTAAACTGGTGGTAAAGTATCATCTTCGCCCCAAAGAACGGATAGATAGATATAGTTTTAATCATCAATCCTAATTATTCTTCATTGGTTACGGGAAGAGGACGGGCCGTAGGTTTTGGAATTTAGAAACAAAGGGGACAATTTGTTTTAACTGAAATTTCCAATACTTAGGTTTAAGGCCACTTACACTAACCCCTTTGATTTGTTTAAAATTAAATCATACCCTAAACTTATAATTAAGTCTGATTCATTAAAATGTTATTACAGATACAATTaatattattgttgttgttgttgtttacttTCTATTATTTATTAAAGATAACAAACTTGTTAATTGATGGTCATTAATGAAAATGTTTATTGTATTATACGCATTCGAAAATCAATATAATTAATAGATATTTattattttagggtttttgaatttttgtatATTATCAttctaacccccccccccctgaaaAAATCGTCCTCAAATTTGCCAAGTATGTATAGAGAACATACTCTGACGGAACAAAAACATATCGTCATAATTTAGACATAGTGACATCACACACAAAAATGTAGATTCTCTTATAatttgtaaatattacatttgAGTTTGTATTAAATAGAAGTAATTAAATGGAGTTTATTAAATGACTTTTTAGTTATGAAAAGTTTATTAAATAAAGTTTACTAAATTGATGTCAAATTCTAATATTATCCCTCTAATatgtattatatagtatagatagataacTATTGTATAATTTTTTTACATAACTATTATAagttataatataataaatattaaataacatacatatataagttttatcatgtatttattataacatttatataagaaaaatgTATATATTTCACAACATACCATATATAAGTAATTATCAAATTCATATTCCAaatgaaaaaatcaatttttcatgCAATAGACCTATTAAAGTAAGACACTTATAGACAAGAGATATATATAATATTTGTAGGGTATATGATTCGCGTGTGTAGATTGGGTAAATAAGTGCATGATACCTCCCATAAGACCCTATATCCGCATATTTTTTAATAGTCTCTATATATCTCAGATGTTTCAGGTCTTGCGTATACTCGTCAGAGACTCCAGTTTTATACACCATCCATATTCGATAAAGACTTTCAGCCAAACTATTTTACaatatattataatttttttgtaTGATACAATTACCATATCTAGATACATATAACCACACGTATCTACTTAGGAAAAATTCATAAATTAAGGAATTTCATCATTTACAAATATACTTTACAAGCTTTTAAAGTACATGTCTACTAACATTCCAATTCTAATCAGTTTCTTGCCGTATATTCAAACTTTCATGGTctctttgttcttttttttttttttgtatcttTACAAAATTTTATCAAACAAGCGGACTGCCGGTAACATACTCGGTGAAAGCCAAAGCAACCAAACCCAACATCGCAGCCCGACCGTTCCACAGCTCTGCATCCGACGTCATCAACCCACTCGACTTCGACTCCGCTCTCACCCCTTTAAACAACGGCACCAACGACGCCACCGACAGTACCAAACTCGTCGCTACAAACGCCGGAACTCCACCGTGTGCGATCTGAGCGAACACATCCTGACCGTTGCTCAACTCTACAGCCATCGCTGACACAAACCCTATCATCGCCAACCTTCCGTTAATCCTCTCCGGTGCAGGCCCACCGAACGCCAACACGTCGGAAAACTTGGTGCTGACCTTCGGCGccggtggtggcggaggtggagTGTTCATTGGCGGCGGAGTTGGTGCTGCTGGAGTTTTGGAAGCGTCGGGTGAAGGTTGTGACATGCACCTGACGACAGCAAAGTTGATGTTTCTTCTAGATGAAGGGATGGTGGTGAGACGTGCAACGGGGGTTGCCATGAAGACTGAAGTAGCTGCCATGTTAGAATGAAAGAAATTTGTAGTTGTTATAGTGGTTGATGGTGGTTGTAGAGGTGGTACGGTGGGTTAGTTAGTTATATAGGGGAGGGGGGTGAAGACAAAGACTGGATATTAAGAGGGCCACGTTACTCACTTTTTGGGTTGGGTCACGTGGCTTTCGAATTAGCCGCTGGGACGTTGTTGTGGTGAATTCGGGGTCTACATGTGCAATTTCACTAATTGAGTTATTGAATTTGGACCATGGAATTTTCTTGGTTCTTTGCATAAAGTTAAATTCTTAAATATTTATCTAGTTACTTTAATTTCTTCAACAAATTTGGTTTAGTGGTAATTATCACAGAGATATAGGATTCAAATCCTTTAAAATTAAGATATAACAGTATTTAGAAGTATAATACTTTGTCATTAAAAAAAGTTGGGGCATGTAATCACTTATAAGAGTTTATGGGATTTGCTGGTTGACAATGAAATAGTCTAAAGCAAGTGGTAATTAGGTATTTAGGTGTCAAGATGTGTAGGGGTTTACAGCTATTTAAGATCCAATTTACTTGAAATTCCTACAACAAGCGATAATCTTATTTAGTGTATTTATTTGGTGATACCCTCTTTCCCGATTCAACAAACAACTAGGTACTCATGTATTTTTAAATCACATACATTTAAAAAGATGTGGTGAGTTCagttaggctatagggtgtggtcatgaccctcatgatcaCTATGACCCGCTACATCAGCGTCATGTTACCTACTTCTAATAcatcattcaaaaccactaccctaagggtgtggtcatgactcaaaccactattatcttactttaatttatttttgtgaaaaggaaagaaaatatTAAATAAGGAAAGGAggctcatggttgccatggtttaatccatgggaaTCATGGTGGATGAGAGAAGGGGGTGGTGTAGCAATCCATTAATGGTCCTACGTGGCGATTAATGACCCAACCATGTCTCTCATACCCTATAGCCTTAGGGCCGGTAGTGTGTTTTAGTATCTTTGTATAAAAACTCATTCAAGGCAACACCTGGTAATGCGTAAAGAGGTTTTTGATCATTGTTCATGTTGTAGTTACGGGCTTATGATATGTTATGTTGATTTGCTCCTACTATCTTTAACGATATTGATTTAGTAAAGGCCATATCGTGTATGATATTTTAATATAACCTATATACAGTTTACTTGTTTTTAATGATCTGATCCGATTTTAATTAGTGTTTTCCAATGCGACATGATCTATATGGTGAATTCACTTGTGAAGGTAGCAAACCACCTActtttaggtggtgtttgttttttcagatgcaaaatgtctgcagtctgcagaccacatctgcaggcatctacaggagaagaggtggaccaaaggtctgcagtctgcaaggagaagagggtttgttttttttacttctaCAAAACCCCTTCTCACACACACAACACCCACATAACATCCATCTCTCTctacaccaccgccaccaccgtcaccactacaccaccgccaccaccgccaccaccgtcaccacttcaacaccgccaccaccgtcaccactacaCCACCGTTCAAATCAGACATGTATGCATATTCAAATCTGAAAACACAGCTTTTTGATAAATCTGAAAACACAGAaatgttcaaatcagaaaaggaACACTTTTTGATAAATCACtatgttcaaatcagaaaaggaACACTTTTTAAATGCAAAAATCATAGGTTTACTTTACAAATCAGAAGGGCTGAATGTTGTACCTTTTACTTATGCAAGAAAGAAAGGAGACCGGCGAAAAAGGAGACCGGCTGAGGTGGTCGACGTTGTGGTGTCCGACGAAGCGGGGCTGAGTTGGTTGACGGGCTATGGTGGCCGGCTGCGTGAGGTGGTTGACGGGATGTGGTGGCCGACTTTGTGAGGATGTTGCCGGAGTTGAAGCAGTGAACGAACGTGGAGAGGGTGGGAGAGGAGTGGTTGCGGCTGGAGAGGATGAGAGGAGGTTAGGGTTTACTTTTTTTGAAGGAGAAGGTTTGTGAAGAGCTTAGAAGACATGAGGCCACATCTGTGTGGTGAAGAGAtctcgcagaccttttttaatgaaaggtctgcgagaaaacaaacaagctgcggACTCCAAACCTCTGCGCAcgtctgcgcggcgcagacataagtggccagaagtgcttctggccaaaaaacaaacaccaccttacaAAGTTTCCACAAAACCATacaaattattttataaaaccatTAAATCCTACAAGAGAATTCTTTTAGTGGCCAGTTGCAATCGTTggtaaagaaagaaaaaagaaagcAAGTTTCAAATGGGAAAGAAGaaacaaagtttccaagttttaaTGGCCCAATTTTCTTCACCACTCATCCCTAGCTTCTTGCATCATCTTCCACCCATTCCCTCTATGCTAATTATAGTGCTTAACTTTATTCTTAGACGAGTCTAAACCTAGTCTTAACATTATGCTTAGATGAGTCTAACATGAAATGATATAATGTTAAGTAAATGTTAAGAAGTCTTTTCCAACATGTAAATGTAAAAAAAGTTTATAAGtactttttttaattttgatAATCATGAGACTATATTAAATTTGTTCATATTATAACCTgtcttttcatcttcactttttaATAATACAACTTATTTGTATGTGGAATTCACTTAGTTGTGACATAACACCTAAGCATTTatacaaaaatgaaaaactttacaCTACTACATAGATATACATTTAGTGAAGAGTTTAAATGAGAatttttattaagaaa
Coding sequences:
- the LOC110930274 gene encoding early light-induced protein 2, chloroplastic-like, with product MAATSVFMATPVARLTTIPSSRRNINFAVVRCMSQPSPDASKTPAAPTPPPMNTPPPPPPAPKVSTKFSDVLAFGGPAPERINGRLAMIGFVSAMAVELSNGQDVFAQIAHGGVPAFVATSLVLSVASLVPLFKGVRAESKSSGLMTSDAELWNGRAAMLGLVALAFTEYVTGSPLV